The Desulfovibrio sp. JC022 genome window below encodes:
- a CDS encoding ABC transporter substrate-binding protein translates to MLKIFLKTIVPIVVVLLISTWCHAYQPKQQQIKIICGYKFPPFYTVTSKKDPSKNLTGTFIDLMNVFQKNYPQYNIEYKCMPRARVSKLLIRGEADGYALTDPMFLPEQAKSKYLPSLPMWTISDHLLVLKDSPIIKTDFEDMIGRTIAVLHGNDHGPLNPYFENELIKQHSVYSTKQILELLLKKRVDAAICNKITLPGLVKETPYSMAQFRILDKALYSFKLHLVVHRKNSAFLNDFNEYLKKSSLTMNQ, encoded by the coding sequence ATGCTAAAAATTTTCTTAAAAACCATCGTACCTATTGTTGTTGTACTATTAATTAGCACCTGGTGCCATGCATATCAGCCAAAGCAACAACAGATTAAAATCATTTGCGGCTACAAATTTCCTCCTTTCTACACTGTAACGAGCAAAAAGGACCCCTCCAAAAACCTGACCGGAACATTTATTGACCTAATGAATGTATTCCAGAAAAACTACCCGCAATACAATATTGAATACAAATGCATGCCCCGGGCAAGAGTAAGTAAACTCTTAATACGCGGAGAGGCCGATGGATATGCCCTGACCGATCCTATGTTTCTTCCGGAGCAAGCGAAATCCAAATACTTGCCTTCACTGCCCATGTGGACCATTTCAGACCACCTGCTCGTCCTGAAGGATTCTCCTATTATTAAGACTGATTTTGAAGACATGATCGGCAGAACCATTGCCGTTCTGCACGGAAATGACCACGGCCCCCTGAATCCTTATTTTGAAAACGAATTGATTAAGCAACACTCCGTATATTCGACTAAACAAATACTGGAACTTCTACTGAAAAAACGAGTAGATGCTGCAATTTGCAACAAAATAACCCTACCCGGATTAGTAAAAGAAACACCGTACTCCATGGCACAATTCAGAATCCTCGATAAAGCGCTCTACTCATTTAAACTTCATCTTGTTGTACACAGGAAGAACTCCGCGTTTCTAAATGATTTCAATGAATACTTAAAAAAATCCTCCCTTACTATGAATCAGTAA
- the lpxK gene encoding tetraacyldisaccharide 4'-kinase has protein sequence MTKLSKIQNILSPILAPISKGYGAVMSRRAEKYARGECERFRPECPCISVGNIGSGGSGKTPIADWLLRWAEREGLLTVLLTRGYGAKPAQLPYLVNRLSPVHEAGDEPLMLANGNPEARIVVDPVRKRSGAWATDEFQPALMLLDDGFQHMAVERDLDFVLLTPDDFSTGWDKVIPRGTWRESVQALQRADVFFVKSGPDAFKQMIWLIRDKLSEFGKPVFQFELRAKGLKLLGGGERLGFGSEKYLLFAGIGKPEILRNDAGKYMGRVPEEFIIFKDHHAYTTQDVEMIRKKAAAAGAKRIVCTPKDAIKLTKLGCEDFYVIDLEVEFKEAIFFDDTEEAPFDKWWNKQRLIDAFNK, from the coding sequence ATGACCAAGCTCAGCAAAATACAAAATATCCTTAGCCCCATTCTCGCGCCCATATCTAAAGGATATGGCGCGGTTATGTCTCGTCGTGCAGAAAAGTATGCAAGGGGAGAGTGTGAGCGGTTTCGGCCTGAATGCCCGTGTATTTCTGTGGGCAATATCGGTTCCGGGGGTAGCGGTAAGACTCCCATTGCAGATTGGCTGCTTAGGTGGGCGGAGCGTGAAGGTTTGTTGACAGTGTTGCTGACCCGTGGTTATGGGGCCAAGCCTGCGCAGCTGCCGTATCTGGTCAATAGGCTTAGTCCTGTTCATGAGGCCGGGGACGAGCCGCTCATGCTGGCGAACGGTAATCCAGAGGCCAGGATAGTGGTCGATCCGGTTCGTAAACGTTCCGGGGCATGGGCAACTGATGAATTTCAGCCCGCATTGATGCTCCTTGATGACGGATTTCAGCACATGGCGGTGGAGCGGGATCTGGATTTTGTGTTGCTCACACCCGATGATTTCAGCACAGGTTGGGATAAGGTCATTCCTCGTGGGACATGGCGGGAGAGTGTGCAGGCATTGCAACGGGCGGATGTTTTTTTTGTGAAGAGCGGGCCGGATGCTTTCAAGCAGATGATCTGGCTGATAAGAGATAAGTTGTCAGAGTTCGGGAAACCCGTGTTTCAGTTTGAGCTGCGCGCCAAGGGACTTAAGTTGCTCGGCGGGGGAGAGCGTCTCGGTTTCGGCAGCGAAAAATATCTACTCTTTGCCGGGATCGGTAAACCGGAAATCCTACGCAATGACGCCGGGAAATACATGGGCCGTGTGCCTGAAGAATTCATAATTTTCAAGGATCACCACGCATATACTACGCAGGATGTGGAAATGATCCGTAAAAAAGCGGCGGCAGCAGGTGCAAAGCGAATTGTTTGCACTCCTAAAGACGCAATTAAATTAACCAAACTTGGCTGCGAAGATTTTTATGTAATTGATCTGGAAGTGGAATTTAAAGAAGCCATATTTTTTGACGATACAGAAGAAGCTCCCTTCGATAAGTGGTGGAATAAACAAAGATTAATAGACGCATTTAATAAATAA
- a CDS encoding calcium/sodium antiporter, which translates to MLSNIFFFVLSIFLLWFGADWIVESASKIAKKYKVSDLVIGLTIVAFGTSAPEFLVTATAAFKGLSDISLSNVVGSNIFNLGFILGLMALIKPLPTNRSLAMRDAPLLLATTALILGLAYFDMLDRSAGVMLLAILGGYIGYLLVHSKRAASAMAGIVPDVEEEGGSEIRAKDWLKLLAGFIGIALGGEFMVDAASDIARHFGVSNWVIGMTIVAAGTSLPELVTCLAASLKGRNEMLLGNLIGSDFFNFAGVLGLTCLMRPLEVSPDALPGLTVLVGMVALVLFFIRTGWKVSRLEGAILVCLSMGRWAFDFMG; encoded by the coding sequence ATGCTTTCAAATATATTTTTCTTTGTACTGAGTATCTTCCTATTATGGTTCGGTGCGGACTGGATTGTTGAGTCTGCTTCGAAGATTGCGAAGAAATATAAAGTATCTGACCTTGTTATCGGTTTGACCATTGTGGCTTTCGGTACATCCGCGCCGGAATTTCTGGTTACCGCCACAGCGGCTTTCAAGGGGCTTTCTGATATTTCCCTGTCCAACGTGGTCGGGTCTAATATTTTTAATCTGGGTTTTATTCTGGGTTTGATGGCTCTGATTAAACCTTTGCCGACCAACAGGTCACTGGCAATGCGCGATGCGCCGCTTTTGCTGGCGACTACCGCACTTATTTTGGGGCTGGCATATTTTGATATGCTGGACCGTTCTGCCGGAGTCATGTTGCTCGCTATCCTTGGTGGTTACATCGGCTATTTGCTGGTGCACAGTAAAAGGGCAGCTAGTGCCATGGCCGGAATCGTACCCGATGTGGAAGAAGAGGGCGGTAGCGAGATTAGAGCAAAAGATTGGCTTAAGCTGCTGGCTGGATTTATCGGTATCGCGCTGGGGGGTGAATTCATGGTTGATGCTGCATCAGACATCGCCCGCCATTTCGGTGTTTCCAACTGGGTGATCGGTATGACCATCGTTGCTGCCGGGACATCTCTGCCGGAGCTGGTCACCTGCCTTGCTGCATCCCTTAAAGGACGTAATGAAATGCTGCTCGGTAACCTGATCGGCAGTGATTTTTTCAACTTCGCAGGCGTGCTCGGTCTGACCTGCCTGATGCGTCCGTTGGAAGTATCCCCGGATGCTCTGCCCGGACTGACCGTACTGGTCGGCATGGTCGCGCTGGTGCTTTTCTTTATCCGCACAGGCTGGAAGGTCAGCAGGCTTGAAGGGGCAATTCTGGTTTGCCTGAGCATGGGCCGCTGGGCCTTTGATTTTATGGGTTAG
- a CDS encoding DUF6765 family protein, with amino-acid sequence MQKDMHYYGTYVMARAAGIKQDNAQVIASAAQFVDDNAAKKSVEFKDGGALHSRPTAHHAIHIKNIDKEDQRLVWVPFHFLPGNEGEGLTERLICRKNSAISIAMKNNHLTRHEEEFSDELMGIAAHVYADTFSHYGFSGISSRWNKIDNDSFIFDESKNSAEIIKYVKKRQKEFKAKYTEESGIMENIISWFAETFSGALGHGAACTFPDRPYLIWKFDYEEPERDSGWRDNPATFMEACEALHDMFCQYAQVKSGITDRAATDFSVIREKVDEILKYEGSEKERIAKWVGAVNEENILGPGETLPEYLGPKWLGEKADMDGDPNSVKAKDMPIYQFYQAASYHRHYVLRNLLPDNELVVA; translated from the coding sequence TTGCAAAAAGACATGCATTACTACGGAACCTATGTCATGGCCCGTGCCGCAGGAATCAAACAAGACAATGCCCAGGTCATCGCCAGTGCCGCCCAGTTTGTTGATGATAATGCAGCCAAGAAATCAGTTGAATTTAAAGATGGAGGCGCACTCCATTCCCGCCCTACAGCGCACCACGCCATTCACATCAAAAACATCGACAAAGAGGACCAGCGTCTGGTCTGGGTCCCTTTCCACTTCCTGCCCGGCAACGAAGGCGAAGGACTGACCGAACGACTTATCTGTCGTAAAAACAGTGCCATATCCATCGCCATGAAAAACAATCATTTAACACGGCATGAAGAAGAATTTTCCGATGAGCTTATGGGGATTGCCGCACACGTATATGCTGACACCTTCTCACACTACGGATTCAGCGGCATAAGCTCTCGCTGGAACAAAATAGACAACGACAGCTTTATATTTGATGAAAGCAAAAACTCAGCAGAAATCATCAAGTATGTGAAGAAACGGCAAAAAGAATTCAAAGCCAAGTACACCGAAGAATCTGGAATCATGGAAAATATCATTTCATGGTTTGCCGAGACATTTTCCGGGGCCTTGGGTCATGGTGCAGCCTGCACTTTTCCGGATCGCCCATATCTGATCTGGAAATTTGACTACGAGGAACCTGAACGGGATAGCGGTTGGCGCGACAATCCTGCAACTTTCATGGAAGCCTGCGAAGCACTGCACGATATGTTCTGTCAATATGCACAAGTAAAATCGGGCATTACTGACCGCGCAGCCACAGACTTCTCAGTCATCCGTGAAAAGGTTGATGAAATTCTGAAATACGAAGGAAGCGAAAAGGAACGTATCGCAAAGTGGGTTGGAGCCGTCAACGAAGAAAACATCCTCGGTCCCGGAGAAACACTTCCTGAATATCTAGGACCTAAATGGCTGGGAGAAAAAGCGGATATGGACGGTGATCCTAATTCTGTGAAGGCTAAAGACATGCCCATCTACCAGTTTTACCAAGCAGCCTCCTACCATCGCCATTACGTCCTGCGTAACCTGCTTCCCGACAACGAACTTGTCGTAGCCTAA
- a CDS encoding Bax inhibitor-1/YccA family protein: protein MSRFGAAGTVSARPEVLNAFMRGIYSWMSAGLLATAAVAWVTLSTPAVMNLVLAQNPETGAIAPTMLFWVAAIGEIGLVFYLSMRISKLSASAATGLFMAYSALNGLTLSTILVAYTTASIFQTFLVTAGMFGAMSLYGLTTRKDLTGMGSFMMMGLFGILIAMVVNFFMQSSAMTFAISVLGVLIFAGLTAYDSQKLKDMGEYIPADDATAVRRGTILGALTLYLDFINMFIFLLRLMGNRE, encoded by the coding sequence ATGAGTAGATTCGGTGCAGCCGGTACCGTCAGCGCGAGACCGGAAGTCCTTAATGCATTTATGCGCGGCATTTACAGCTGGATGAGCGCGGGCCTCTTGGCAACCGCCGCCGTGGCATGGGTTACCCTTTCCACTCCGGCAGTTATGAACCTTGTGCTGGCCCAGAATCCCGAAACCGGGGCCATCGCTCCTACTATGCTTTTTTGGGTTGCGGCCATCGGTGAAATCGGTCTGGTCTTTTACCTGAGCATGCGTATTTCCAAACTTTCTGCCAGTGCGGCCACCGGGCTGTTCATGGCTTACAGTGCGCTGAACGGTCTGACTCTGTCTACCATTCTGGTTGCTTACACCACAGCGTCCATTTTTCAGACCTTCCTCGTTACCGCAGGAATGTTCGGAGCGATGTCCTTGTATGGTCTGACCACTCGCAAAGACCTGACCGGAATGGGATCATTCATGATGATGGGCCTGTTCGGTATTCTCATCGCCATGGTGGTGAACTTCTTCATGCAGAGCTCTGCCATGACATTTGCCATCTCCGTTCTCGGTGTATTAATTTTCGCAGGCCTGACCGCTTACGATTCCCAGAAGCTCAAAGATATGGGCGAGTACATTCCGGCTGACGATGCTACCGCAGTAAGACGCGGCACTATCCTCGGCGCGCTGACCCTGTATCTCGACTTTATTAATATGTTCATCTTCCTGCTCCGCCTCATGGGTAACCGCGAGTAG
- a CDS encoding endonuclease/exonuclease/phosphatase family protein produces the protein MSYVYTFFKLFTSVFLFGLVLFAGYFLIKWFTDPVYRIGELEKGQVLKFSEEIQSETVDAEKLKVLNYNLGFAAGPVQHTLADEHPESFFTANLDSFIDLVRAEDANIVLLQEVDIESKRSWYMNQLDYIMNRLGWGYAAPVVDWDMFFPLRKERKITKATVVISKFPIVANESVQTSCKPNFENNLLNIFYYPLLWKSSMQRVAVDVDGKRVDVYNVHLCVWNRAARVAQASFLADWIKRESSGVDFLIGGDFNFQAYIRGTPIPEDDLSKPPFINQLRDNLDGVSEILSSPGDSAVRLHKNFTFAERKHRYDFLFYSKGLFPDSAKIVDTISASDHYPVFGEFTFVR, from the coding sequence ATGAGCTATGTGTATACTTTTTTTAAGTTGTTTACATCTGTTTTTTTGTTCGGACTTGTTCTTTTTGCCGGTTATTTTTTGATTAAATGGTTTACTGACCCGGTTTACCGGATAGGGGAGCTGGAAAAGGGACAGGTTCTCAAGTTCAGCGAAGAAATTCAATCGGAAACGGTTGATGCCGAAAAACTTAAAGTCCTGAATTACAATCTGGGGTTTGCGGCCGGTCCGGTGCAGCACACCCTTGCAGATGAGCATCCCGAATCATTTTTCACAGCCAATTTGGATAGTTTTATTGATCTGGTCAGGGCGGAAGATGCTAATATTGTGTTGCTACAGGAAGTGGATATTGAGTCTAAACGTTCATGGTATATGAATCAACTGGATTATATAATGAACAGGCTTGGTTGGGGGTATGCCGCTCCGGTGGTGGATTGGGATATGTTTTTTCCCTTGCGTAAAGAGCGCAAGATAACCAAAGCAACGGTTGTTATTTCCAAATTCCCCATTGTTGCCAATGAGTCTGTCCAGACTTCCTGTAAACCTAATTTTGAAAACAATCTCCTGAATATCTTTTACTATCCTTTGCTTTGGAAGTCTTCCATGCAGCGGGTGGCTGTTGACGTGGATGGTAAGCGGGTTGATGTTTATAATGTCCATCTCTGCGTCTGGAACAGGGCGGCCCGTGTTGCGCAGGCAAGTTTTCTTGCGGATTGGATAAAGAGGGAAAGCTCTGGTGTGGATTTTCTGATCGGCGGTGATTTTAATTTTCAAGCATATATCAGGGGGACTCCCATTCCTGAAGACGATCTCAGCAAACCTCCTTTTATTAATCAGTTGCGCGATAATCTGGATGGAGTAAGTGAAATCCTCAGCAGTCCGGGGGATTCAGCTGTAAGGTTGCATAAAAATTTTACTTTTGCCGAGCGTAAACACCGCTACGACTTTCTTTTTTATTCAAAAGGATTGTTTCCTGATTCTGCAAAAATCGTGGATACTATTTCTGCATCGGACCATTATCCGGTTTTCGGGGAATTCACTTTTGTAAGATAG
- a CDS encoding UPF0489 family protein, translating to MGEWIVDFQGRNHSTAIKLNFLWKQDNIFIMDNHRAALWCWMESLKKSESLNLFHVDRHYDALFSAQDYAHFPHAGFENFSISEYLECGYDNDFFAVTPLFRWDNYLGLFIEKYGDRIENWAFATHGKGSAPQSIGFAAYEPWEFPAALTELKDNWIFNLDLDYFFGRMADGKMGRLFTDEYIRGWGAELRKALDSGVIKTLTISLSPECAAGWEGAEAALMILNQGLKLDFALPE from the coding sequence ATGGGTGAATGGATAGTCGATTTTCAGGGGCGTAACCACTCCACAGCGATCAAACTGAATTTTCTGTGGAAACAGGATAATATTTTTATCATGGATAACCATCGCGCAGCCTTGTGGTGCTGGATGGAAAGTTTGAAAAAAAGTGAAAGTCTGAATCTTTTCCATGTGGACCGTCATTATGACGCTTTGTTTTCCGCTCAGGATTATGCTCATTTTCCGCATGCTGGGTTTGAAAATTTCAGCATCAGCGAATATCTTGAATGCGGGTATGATAACGATTTTTTCGCGGTGACCCCGCTGTTTCGCTGGGATAATTATCTTGGGCTTTTCATTGAAAAGTATGGGGACAGAATTGAAAACTGGGCTTTTGCCACCCATGGCAAAGGTTCAGCCCCACAATCAATCGGTTTTGCCGCTTATGAACCGTGGGAGTTTCCGGCCGCCCTTACTGAATTAAAAGATAACTGGATTTTTAACCTTGATCTGGATTATTTTTTCGGGCGTATGGCAGATGGGAAAATGGGCCGCCTTTTTACTGATGAATATATCAGGGGCTGGGGTGCTGAGCTTCGCAAGGCACTTGATAGCGGCGTGATCAAGACTTTGACTATCAGCTTGAGCCCTGAGTGCGCAGCTGGATGGGAAGGGGCAGAAGCTGCTTTGATGATTTTAAATCAAGGACTTAAGTTGGATTTTGCTCTGCCTGAATAA
- a CDS encoding helix-turn-helix transcriptional regulator, whose translation MQAKDFDSFFERLKDQTDISTQAQLARELGVGRAAVSLVKKKGTVPPRWILELSVRHNLDSTWLESGLGSPRPEVNAVEFADEFSRIPKVAARLSAGGGSFETGGEIEGFYAFRKDWIGGKGNPSDMVLMEVYGNSMEPELKEGDIVLLDQSRQDILAGGIYAVGVEDTVMVKRVEKRPGQVVLHSDNKDYAPIHLGGDELENVRVLGQVVWVSREYH comes from the coding sequence ATGCAAGCTAAAGATTTTGATTCCTTTTTTGAAAGATTGAAGGACCAGACCGATATTTCCACACAAGCCCAGTTGGCGCGCGAGTTGGGAGTCGGCAGGGCTGCTGTTTCCCTTGTTAAGAAAAAGGGTACAGTCCCCCCGCGCTGGATTCTTGAGCTGTCCGTTCGCCATAATCTTGATTCGACGTGGCTTGAATCCGGTCTGGGGTCGCCTCGTCCGGAAGTTAATGCCGTTGAATTTGCTGACGAATTTTCCCGTATTCCCAAGGTTGCAGCTCGATTGTCCGCTGGTGGCGGATCTTTTGAAACCGGTGGTGAAATTGAAGGTTTCTACGCTTTTCGCAAGGATTGGATTGGCGGAAAAGGGAATCCCTCCGATATGGTTTTAATGGAAGTCTACGGCAATAGTATGGAGCCGGAATTAAAAGAAGGTGACATCGTGCTGCTGGATCAGTCCCGTCAGGATATTCTTGCCGGGGGGATTTATGCAGTTGGTGTGGAAGACACCGTAATGGTTAAAAGAGTAGAGAAGCGGCCCGGCCAAGTGGTTCTGCACAGTGACAATAAAGATTATGCTCCTATTCATCTGGGCGGTGACGAGCTTGAAAACGTGCGGGTGCTGGGGCAGGTGGTCTGGGTTTCCCGTGAATATCATTAG
- a CDS encoding oligopeptide:H+ symporter: MSQSSSGAFSHPKPFYLLFSVEMWERFGYYGMQALLVLFMVKKLGFSDQLADQTFSAFAALVYAFICAGGYIGDKILGNRRTMFLGAVVLAAGYALLGYDCEKFLYPALGIIIAGNGLFKANPSALVSKLYDKGDSRVDGAFTLYYMAINIGSFAAMSLCPIIQKHYGWNAGFFTCFIGMLIAIANFIIFRSVLDPIGSEADFEPLNLKKLLLTLIGTAGIAGTSALLLTHLTLAHELLYASLVVVAALYVREIMRAEHHEKANLVICLILMAEAIVFFALYQQMPTSLNLFAARNVDPHIFGIPVEAASFQALNPFWVMVISPVLAVVYARLDKAGKDLSLPGKFALGMMMCCAAFLTLAFVAKYQADANGFVSGNWLVLSYGFQSLGELLVSGLGLAMVARLTPERSMGFMMGAWFMFQSVAMVLGGEIATMASVPEHGVTAVESLRIYDDLFFKIGTATGAIGLVMTGFVPVLKKYIRD; encoded by the coding sequence ATGTCGCAGAGTTCAAGCGGTGCTTTCAGTCATCCCAAACCATTCTATCTGCTTTTCTCCGTGGAGATGTGGGAACGGTTCGGCTACTACGGAATGCAGGCCCTTCTGGTTTTGTTCATGGTCAAAAAACTGGGTTTTTCAGATCAGTTGGCGGACCAGACCTTCAGTGCTTTTGCGGCCCTTGTTTACGCTTTTATCTGCGCGGGCGGGTATATCGGTGATAAGATTCTCGGTAACCGCCGGACCATGTTTCTGGGGGCGGTTGTTCTTGCTGCCGGGTATGCGTTGCTGGGTTATGACTGCGAGAAATTTCTTTATCCGGCACTGGGTATAATCATCGCCGGGAACGGGCTGTTCAAGGCCAACCCCTCGGCATTGGTCTCCAAGCTTTATGATAAGGGTGATTCCCGCGTGGACGGTGCTTTCACCCTTTACTACATGGCGATTAATATCGGTTCTTTTGCAGCTATGTCGCTCTGCCCGATTATTCAGAAACATTACGGCTGGAATGCCGGTTTTTTTACTTGTTTCATCGGCATGCTCATTGCCATTGCCAACTTCATAATTTTCCGTTCAGTCCTTGATCCCATCGGTTCCGAGGCTGATTTTGAACCGTTGAATCTAAAAAAACTGCTGCTTACCCTGATCGGTACAGCGGGTATTGCCGGGACTTCGGCTTTGCTTTTGACTCATCTGACTCTTGCTCATGAACTTCTTTATGCTTCCCTTGTCGTTGTGGCGGCTCTTTATGTCCGTGAGATCATGCGTGCTGAGCATCATGAAAAGGCTAATCTGGTCATCTGTTTGATTCTCATGGCTGAGGCCATTGTTTTCTTTGCCCTTTATCAGCAGATGCCTACTTCACTTAATCTTTTTGCAGCCCGCAATGTTGATCCGCATATCTTTGGCATTCCGGTGGAAGCGGCTTCTTTTCAGGCTCTTAATCCATTTTGGGTAATGGTTATCAGCCCGGTGCTGGCGGTTGTTTATGCCCGGCTTGATAAAGCCGGTAAGGATCTTTCCCTGCCCGGAAAATTTGCGCTGGGTATGATGATGTGTTGTGCAGCTTTTCTAACTCTTGCTTTTGTCGCCAAGTATCAGGCCGATGCCAACGGTTTTGTTTCCGGTAACTGGCTGGTACTCAGCTACGGTTTTCAGAGTCTGGGTGAACTGCTGGTCAGCGGTCTGGGGCTGGCAATGGTGGCCCGTTTGACCCCGGAGCGTTCTATGGGTTTTATGATGGGGGCGTGGTTCATGTTCCAGTCTGTAGCAATGGTGCTTGGCGGGGAGATCGCGACTATGGCAAGTGTGCCGGAACACGGGGTTACCGCAGTGGAATCTCTGCGCATTTATGATGATCTTTTCTTCAAAATCGGAACCGCTACCGGGGCTATCGGTCTGGTCATGACCGGATTCGTTCCTGTTCTTAAGAAGTATATTCGCGATTAG
- the rnr gene encoding ribonuclease R, translating into MGKKRKSKNPGMIKPFEAMNVFKKSRKPLSVGELEKRLGLTKRHRKFIKNILKDLVREGKIIKIGSAYGVVDKMNLITGKLQVQRSGAAFLLPDDKKRKDIYIHTKNLSDAWHGDRVTVAITGSHWGGKREEGRVVRVLERGKQVFPVRVVRPMGGTALLCNPTDPRLDFGIVVEPDEAVPNNAVSDEQVEDDNGKEIYPAESVEAEVDFTRIARGDILLVAPGEQINPSLWEGRILKVLGDEDDVLVQEAIVKANHGIPTAFPGKVMAVADALPDEPGEEDFAEREDMRDVPFVTIDGATAKDFDDAVFVEKIGSGYRLRVAIADVSHYVAMESPMDREALKRGNSYYFPKSVEPMFPEALSNGLCSLNPDVNRLAMTATIEFDKEGVPVRSSFAPAVIKSHARLTYEQVYKGVILGEKEEQESFGDLLPMLKLSEELARKINKRRKGRGSLEFDLPEPEILFNLQGRTVDIRPRCRNFAHQIIEEFMIAANEAVAEFLTEKEIGCLYRVHPGPDEEKLTNLFKVLRKIGISKQAPDPVTPESLQKVVKDSEGTDQEYIVSRLLLRSMKQAKYEPDNEGHFGLASECYCHFTSPIRRYADLVVHRLLKVALGDGHQAIPGQKQLSRIGSSISGTERTAMEAEREILKRLTIIFLKDKVGEEFTGVISSIAEFGFWVEFQEVMAEGMVRLSSLGDDYYTFWSDRQMIVGERTGHAFRLGQKITVRLESVSLELLEANLALVSGAEDYKKFV; encoded by the coding sequence ATGGGAAAGAAAAGAAAATCGAAAAATCCCGGTATGATCAAGCCTTTTGAGGCCATGAATGTTTTCAAGAAAAGCCGCAAGCCTTTATCCGTGGGCGAGCTGGAAAAAAGACTCGGCCTGACCAAGCGGCATCGTAAATTTATTAAAAATATACTGAAAGACCTTGTCCGCGAAGGGAAAATCATCAAGATCGGCAGTGCTTACGGCGTTGTCGATAAGATGAATCTGATTACCGGAAAATTGCAGGTCCAGCGTTCCGGCGCGGCATTTCTGCTGCCGGACGATAAAAAGCGCAAAGATATTTACATACATACAAAAAATCTGAGTGACGCCTGGCATGGCGACCGGGTAACTGTGGCAATTACCGGCTCACACTGGGGCGGTAAACGTGAAGAAGGGCGCGTGGTTCGCGTTCTTGAACGTGGTAAACAGGTCTTTCCTGTGAGGGTTGTCCGGCCCATGGGCGGCACTGCACTGCTTTGTAATCCTACTGATCCGCGTCTGGATTTCGGAATCGTGGTCGAACCAGATGAGGCTGTTCCCAATAATGCTGTTTCGGATGAACAGGTAGAGGACGATAACGGTAAGGAAATCTACCCGGCTGAATCTGTTGAAGCTGAGGTGGATTTCACACGGATTGCAAGGGGGGATATCCTGCTGGTGGCTCCCGGTGAACAGATTAATCCTTCACTCTGGGAAGGGCGCATCCTGAAAGTGCTGGGTGATGAAGATGATGTTCTTGTGCAGGAGGCAATAGTCAAGGCCAACCACGGTATCCCCACGGCTTTTCCGGGTAAAGTGATGGCGGTGGCTGATGCTCTGCCGGATGAACCGGGCGAAGAGGATTTTGCCGAGCGCGAAGACATGCGCGATGTTCCCTTTGTGACCATCGACGGCGCAACTGCGAAAGATTTTGATGATGCCGTGTTTGTTGAAAAGATTGGCAGCGGTTACCGTTTGCGGGTGGCAATTGCGGATGTGAGCCATTATGTAGCCATGGAATCCCCGATGGACCGTGAGGCTTTGAAGCGCGGCAATTCCTACTATTTTCCAAAGTCCGTGGAACCCATGTTCCCGGAAGCACTCAGTAACGGGCTGTGCAGTCTGAACCCGGATGTGAACCGTCTGGCCATGACTGCGACCATTGAGTTTGATAAAGAGGGTGTGCCTGTCAGGTCTTCTTTTGCCCCGGCGGTGATTAAGAGCCATGCCCGCCTGACCTATGAGCAGGTCTACAAGGGAGTTATTCTCGGTGAGAAAGAGGAGCAGGAAAGTTTTGGTGACCTGCTGCCCATGCTCAAATTGTCTGAAGAGTTGGCCCGTAAGATCAATAAGCGTCGTAAAGGGCGGGGTAGTCTTGAATTTGACCTGCCGGAACCGGAAATACTTTTTAATCTGCAAGGCCGTACCGTGGATATTCGACCGCGTTGCCGAAATTTTGCACATCAGATTATCGAGGAATTCATGATCGCCGCCAACGAAGCTGTGGCGGAATTTTTGACCGAGAAGGAAATCGGCTGTCTGTACCGCGTGCACCCCGGACCGGATGAAGAAAAACTGACCAATCTGTTTAAGGTGTTGCGTAAAATCGGTATCAGCAAACAGGCTCCAGATCCGGTAACCCCGGAGTCTCTACAGAAGGTTGTTAAGGATTCAGAAGGAACTGATCAGGAATATATTGTCAGCAGGCTTTTGCTGCGTTCCATGAAACAGGCCAAGTACGAGCCGGATAATGAAGGGCATTTCGGGCTGGCTTCGGAATGCTATTGCCATTTTACTTCACCCATCAGGCGTTATGCTGACCTCGTTGTCCATCGTCTCCTTAAGGTTGCGCTGGGCGACGGTCATCAGGCTATTCCCGGTCAGAAGCAGCTTTCGCGTATCGGTAGCTCCATCAGCGGAACCGAACGCACAGCCATGGAAGCTGAGCGCGAAATCCTTAAACGTCTGACCATTATCTTTCTTAAGGATAAGGTGGGCGAGGAGTTCACCGGAGTGATCTCATCCATTGCGGAATTCGGATTCTGGGTGGAATTTCAAGAGGTAATGGCAGAGGGTATGGTCCGTTTATCCTCGCTTGGCGATGATTACTACACCTTCTGGTCGGATCGTCAGATGATTGTAGGTGAACGCACCGGGCATGCTTTCCGGCTGGGACAGAAGATCACTGTCCGGTTGGAATCGGTCAGCCTTGAATTACTGGAAGCCAACCTTGCTTTGGTTTCTGGTGCTGAAGATTACAAGAAGTTTGTTTAA